In Pan troglodytes isolate AG18354 chromosome 20, NHGRI_mPanTro3-v2.0_pri, whole genome shotgun sequence, the genomic window tgggcaatatagtaggacttcatctctataaaataaaataaaattaattaattaaaaattttatttatttatttgtttatttattttgagacagagtctcgctctgttgtccaggctggagtgcagtggcatgacctcagctcactgcagcctctggctcatgggttcaaacgattcttatgcctcagcctcctgagtagttgggattacaggcgtgtgccaccatgcctggctaatttttggggagtttgtttgtttttgagatggagtcccagtctgtcacccagactggagtgcagtggcacaatatctcagctcactgcaacctctgcctcccgggttcaagagagtctcctgcctcagtctcctgagtaggcgggattacaggagcctgccaccatgcccggcccagctaattttatttatttatttattttttgagacagagtttcactcttgttgcctaggctggagcgcaatggcgcagtcttggctcactgcaacctctgcctcctgagttcaagtgattctcctgcttcagccttccgagtagctgggattacaggcatgcaccaccactaaTTACAGAAATGCACcatcaggctaattttgtatttttagtagagacagggtctcggccaacacccggctaatttttgtatttcttagtacagacagggtttcaccgtgttgaccaggttggtctccaactcctgacctcaggtgatccgcctgcctcggcctcccaaagttctgggtttacaggcgagagccactgtgcccagcctatgttcATGTCTTCTATAGCCATCTttattccttcctccctctttgtgACCTGTTTGTCTGCATCAGTGTTTCATTTGGGGCCATCAGGAGACGTTTGGCAATTCAtggagactttaaaaaaaaactgtattgaGATGCAATTCACATTCACCAATTCACTGTTCACCAGTGGTGACATTTTTGGCTGTCACAACTTGAAGAtgggatgctactggcatctattAATAGGAGGCAGAGGCTAGGATGCTGCTCAAACCCTACACCTATGCGTTGGACAGCCCCCACAACACAGCAGAtaattatccagccccaaatgtcaatagtgtccAGACTGAGTAGCCCTGGTTCACATCCTTGGTCTATCTGCAGGGTCCTGTCTTGCAAGGGGCTCACAGTTCAGGTGCAGAAACAGGAAGAGCCTAATAAGAAAAAGGACAAGttagtccaggcacagtggctcacgcctgtaatcccaccactttgggaggctgaggtgggggggatcacttgcggtcaggagttcgagaccagcctgaccaacatggtgaaaccccgtctctactaaaaatacaaaaagtagctgggcatggtggtgtgtgtctgtagtcgcAGCTtctcggaagactgaggcacaagaatctctttttttttttttttttttttttttgagacggagtctcactctgtcgcccaggctggagtgcagtggcgtggtcttggctcactgcaagctccgcctcccgggttcacgccattctcctgcctcagcctcccaagtagctgggactacaggcgactgccaccacgcccggctaattttttgcatttttaatagagatggggtttcaccttgttagccaggatggtctcgatctcctgacctcgtgatccgcctgccttggcctcccaaagtgctggtattacaggcgtgagccaccgcacccggccacacaagaatctcttgaacctgagaggcggaggttgcagtgagccgaggtggcaccactgcactccggcctgggtgacagagtgagactctgtctccaaaaaaggaaaaaaaagaaacaggacaaTTTCAATCACCTCccttctgtgcctggccccagggtCTTGGGTACCCAACACTTGTCACTCAGCTCAGTTAGTCCTCACTAGGTTTAGAGAGGAGAGGACCAAGCCACAGGGAGTGGTGCAGCTGCTAAAACCTAGGTCCTCCTCTCTCAGGTCTGCACCCACAAGGCCAGCATTTCCCTATATACATTCAACATCATAGCATAGCGCTTCATATGTCCCAGACATGTGCCAAACATGGTAGGTTAGTTAGGTAATTTAGTCCCCATGCCCGCCCTGTGAGTTAGggctctgttttacagatggggaaacagaggcacagattAGTCAAGCCATTtatcccaggtcacacagcaataCTAACAATAAGAGCAGTTCACTATTATGGAGAACCTAGaatgtgccaggccctgtctGGCAGGAGCCTGTTGAATCCTGATAACAGCATAGGCAGCAATTGGGGCTATTTTTCCATACAATGGAAGAGAAAACTGTCTCTTACTGATGTCACACAGCTAAACCGGCCTGGGATCTCCACtcttcattcattttgttttttgtttgtttgttggttttcttcgagatgagtcttgctctgtcgcccaggctggagtgcagtggcgagatctccgcttactgcaacccctgcctccctggttcaagcgattctcctgcctcagcctcatgagtagctggaattacaggcacatgccaccatgcccagctaatttttgtattcttagtagagacggggtttcaccatgttgatcaggctggtcttgaactcttgatctcgtgatccacctgctttggcctcccaaagtgctgggattacaggcgtgagtcaccgcgcccagccaatgtttgtttgtttttgagacagagtattgctctgttgcccaggctggagtacagtggcacaatctctgctcactgcaacctctgcctcccgggttcaagtgattctcatgcctcaggcaccccaagtagctgggattacaggcacgcgccaccacgtccggctaatttttgtattttagtagagacggggttttactatgttggccaggctgctctcgaactcctgacctctagtgatcctccagcctcagcccctaaagtgctaggattacaggcatgagccaccatgcccagctcattcaTGAATTCTCATTGGTCTCTATGGCAGGCAGTTTTCTGGGGGCTGGAGATCCAGCAGTGGGAAAAGCAAGGTGGCCACCTTGAAACTCACGGAGGGAAAGGAGATACAGGCAGATACAGGGAACCGAAAGTGCAAGGGCCCAAGGAGGGATTGCCAGGCATCGCGCCTGAGGATCAGCGAGGAGGCTTgtgtggctggggtggggagagcaAGCGTGGTACACCACGAGGGTGCCGGCAGGATCCAGAGCTAAGACAGAAGCCACAAGAGGGCTCCGAGCAGAGGAGGGATATGATCTGACTCAGGCATTAACAGGGTGTTGGGGTGCAGACGGCGGGGGGTGAAGGTGGAAGCCGGGGACCCAGTGAGGAGTTGACTACAGTACTCCAGGCAGGAAGTGTCTGTGGCTGCAGCAGGATGCTGGCAGTGGAGGAGGTGAGAAGTGTTAGgttgtgaataaataaatatgtgtgtgtgtgtatatatagatatataatttttttttttttttttgagacagagtcttgctctgtcgcccaggctggagtaccgtggcgcaatctcggctcactgcaacctctgcctcccaagttcaagtgactctcccgcctcagcctcctgagtagctgggattacaggtgcccgccaccatgcttggctaatttttgtatttttcgtagagacggggtttcaccatgttggccaggctggctcaagtgatctgcccaccttggcctcccaaagtgctgggattacaggtgtgagccactgctcccagccttatacaatttttttctcagcctttctttgtcttttatgactttaatatttttgaagagcCCAGGTTAGttgtgctgtttttgtttttgttttttctaagacaaagtctcactcttgcccaggctggagtgcagtggcgcgatcatagctcactgcagcttcaaccttccagggctccagtgattctcttacctcaatcttctgagtagctgggacttccacGAGTACATTGTCATGCCTGgctagtgttttttatttttagtagagacgaggtcttaccatgttgcccaggctgctcttgaactcctgaacgcaagcaatcctctcaccttggcctcctgaggtgctgggattataggcatgagccaccatgcctatccCTGTTGTCCTTGTTTGGCCCAgaggctggaagatcacttgaggccagaagttcaagaccagccttggcaacatagtgagaccctgtctctttaaaatttaaaaaaaaaaagaaaaggaatagcaCAGAAGTGGTGCCCTGCCTTCTTAGTGTCCCATTCCTGGAGATGTTGGCTTTGATCACTAAGTTAAGGGGGTGCATACCAGGTTCCTCCAATATAAATTTGTGTTTGCCCTTTACAGTGAATGAATATCTTATAAGTCTGTTAAGACTATGTAGATACCTTATACTTCATCAAACTCCcatccatgcttttttttttttctttttttttttttttgacacagagtctcactctgtcgcccaggctagagtgctgtggtgcgatctctgctcactgcagcctccgccttttgggttcaaatgattctcctgccttaacctcccgagtagctgggactacaggcgcatgacaccacacccggctaatttttgtatttttggtagaggcggggtttcgccatgttggccaggctggtctcgaattcctgacctcaagtgattcgcccaccttggcctcccaaagtgttgggattacaggtgtgagccaccgcacccggccctatccacacatttttgcatctattccttttatatttatttacttgccAGTCTACAGTAAGGattatattttccttctcttccttatttattcatttatttattatcggTATGGATTCTGGATTTCTGTTTTATCCAGTGGGTTATAATCTGTAACTATCATTATTGTATTGTTCAAATAATTCCAGATTTGGCCACTGGGAGCCCTTTCAAGCTAGCTCATGTGTGAGTGGGAATCTATCTAGAAGATAGAATTTCCTGATGGATTGGGTGGGTTGTGTGTGAGAGAAAGCTggggtttattcttttttttagagacagtgtctcactctgtcacccaagctggagtgcagttgcacaattacagctcactgcagcctccatctcctgggctcaactaatccttctccctcagcctcctgagtagaccagctaatgtaaaatatatatatatttttagaaatggggtctcgctatattgcccaggctggtctcaaactcctggcttcaaagtgatcctcctgctttggcctcccaaagtgctgagattacaagcatgagccaccatgcctggccaggttcatcttttggcaaatatttattgcctATAAGTTGAGATAAAGCCATTATAAAAGCAGACAAAGGTCCTTGCCTTCATGGGGCTCATGTTTTTGTGGATGTGACACTTTTGTTTCTGATCCAAGCCACTGGGGGACGATGGCACAGATTTGAGGAGGGTGGATCGGTCTGGGACAGGTGAAGTGGAGCTGCCTGGTAGACCAGCCTCTGCTTCCACTCCTGCCTCCTCCATTAGCCCCATGCTTACCATGTAATGActtcctgctttttttcttcaCTCAACAGCCAAGACAATGCAAACTCCAGTGAACATTCCCGTGCCTGTGCTCCGGCTGCCCCGGGGCCCTGATGGCTTCTGCCGTGGCTTTGCCCCTGACGGACGCAGAGCCCCCTTGAGGCCAGAGGTTCCTGAAATCCAGGAGTGTCCCATAGCTCAAGAATCCCTGGAATCCCAGGAGCAGCGGGCACGAGCCGCCCTTCGGGAGCGTTACCTCCGCAGCCTGCTGGCCATGGTGGGTCATCAGGTGAGCTTCACGTTGCACGAGGGTGTGCGTGTGGCCGCCCACTTTGGAGCCACCGACCTGGATGTGGCCAACTTCTACGTGTCACAGCTGCAGACTCCCATAGGTGTGCAAGCAGAGGCGCTACTCCGATGTAGTGACATTATTTCATATACCTTCAAGCCATAAAGATATTGTGTTCACTTTTCTGCTTGAGGCTAAGGGACTGTATCCCAGGCCTCCCAATGTTCCCGAGCCAGGAACTCTGGGCACCATGGAGTTATGAGCTCCCTTGGAATTTTGAGCCAAGCCTTAAGCAAGTCTGGACTCCTGAGACCTCCTGGGTCTAGTCAGTAAAACTCTGCAACTCTAGGAATTCTAAGATCCCATTGGAAGGAATGCTCTACCTCACAGAACTCTGAACCCTACAGAAATACGGGCCTGCTGCCATTTCCTGAAGACCGGGGCATCGGGGTGGGGTGATAAAGGATACAACCTGCACAGGGGGAAGTTATTAAAGAGGCTGCAAAGTCCAGCCACCCTGAAGATACTCCCCAGTGCTCCCCTCCTGCTAAAGAACCAGTTACCCCAGGAAAATTCGActcctgtttttctttaattaactATACCGACGGGGATGGAGTCATCTTTAGGGGCTGGTAGGGTGGTTATCCAAGGGCTGAATCCAGTGGAGCTGGGCCAAGTAGGACAGGAGTCCAGATAAAGGTGTAGGGGCTGCACGGCCGCAAGTCTCCTGGAAAGGCTGGAGTGACCGGCATGCCGGGATTGGGAGATTAGGATTTGATTTCATTTTGGGGCGGGCGGTGGCTCGTGCTGGGTCACGTGGTCGTGCCCAAGCGCTCCTCCTGTTGCCCCACCTGTGGTTGCTGCGGACTGCACACGACAGCAGATTCGCTGTCCTCTCGTTGGAGGCGAATGGTCGGACCCCGAGTGGCGGCGCCCCTGATAAAAGGCCGAGGATTCGCGATCAGGGTGCAACTTCACtccctcctcttttctctccAGCCTTGCAGCGTGGCCGTTCACATCACGCGCTTCACTAAGCCTCCTGTCACTAGTAACCTTTCAGCgcattgtttaaaaagaaagcagtttCTGTCCCTTTCTGTAGTTCCTTTAAGTTCAGGATGTAAGCGAAGCCTTCCATTAAGTAAAGGTGAGTGTCGTTTCGTCTCAGTCGCGAAAGTGCGGCGGCCGATGATGAACCGCGCCAGGAGCAGCGTCAGCGGCCATCAGTCCATTCGCAGCGCCGGCTCCGCGGAGGCCCGGACCTAGCTCCCGAGTTGCCTTGGCGACGACGCGGCTCGCTCCGCCCTAGTTCCCTTTTATGGTTTCAGCTCCGCCTCCTCTAGTTTGCCGGGTGCGCTTCGGCAAGCGTGGCGAAAGTGCGGCGGCGAATGTCAAGCGTTGGGTCTGAGCCTAGGGGTGTGGCTTGAGCTCACGCTGGTTCTTTCTTGCCtcggtgatccaccagccttgtcACCCAGGATTTAGATTGGCAGATTCGTCTCTCGCCTTTGGAATTTCTACCTTCtcctaggttttgttttttaaaatcaggccTATGATACCGCTCATGGGCTCATATTTATTTTAGCATTGTAATTTAAGTTGTATTTTATGCAACTCTACCCCGATACAGAGAGCTGTTGATGTAACTGCAGCGAGCAAATGGAAGACTAGAGACTAGCGAAGGGGCCGAGACTTCGTCTCCAGAGTATCCCTGTCAGCATCCATCAACTGCACTCATATATTGAATGCAGCTCCTATCCGCCTTTCTTTTCGACTTCTTCATGCCGTTACCACTCTTCATCAGTTAGTCTAGCctcaatgttttaatttatttccttcgttttttgggggggaggggggacggagtcttgctctgtcgcccaggctggagtgcagtggcacgatctcggctcactacaagctccgcctcccgggttcacaccattctcgtgcctcaggctcccgagtagctgggactacaggcgcccgccaccacgcccggctaattttttgtatttttagtagagacggggtttcaccgtgttagccaggatggtctcgatctcctaacctcgtgatccgcccgtgtcggcctcccaaagtgctgggattacaggcgtgagccaccgcgcccggcccatttctttcctttcgttgagacaaggtctggctctgtctacCAGGtcggagtgcaggggcgcgatcatAGCTCAGCGCAGCCTCAACCtaccgggctcaagcgatcttcccacctcccaagtagctggaactacaggctcctGTAACCAgaccttgctaatttttaatttttttgtaaagacggggccttgctatgttgcccaggctggtctcgaacttctggactcaagcgatcttcccgcctcagccttccaaagtgctgggattataggcgtgtgccgcCGCGCCCCGCCAGGTGTTTTCAGTTCTATGTACTCCATACCCTGGGCTCTTGACGAATGTGCGGGAGCTGAATATTCGTTATTTGGACTCCGGAAGGAAGGCGTGGGCTCAGCTTCGCGCTTGCGCGCTGCTCTTGGAGACGGCGTCTACTTCGCCCCGCCCCTCATAGTCTGCGGTTCCGGCTCTGCAGATTCGCTGCTCACGTTTCTTTTTTCCGTGGCCCTTCCTGccctttgtttctctcttcatGTCACCCGCGGGACAACTCTACCTGCAAGTCGCTGAAATCGATTTTCTGCTTCTTATAGTAAGCGGCGGGCTCGCCAGCCTCGAGCGAAAGTGTGACTGCGAACGGGCAGGCGCGCGCGGGGCTCGGCGGAGGCGCGCTTGGGCTCCCGGCGGCGACGACTACGACCACTAGGAGAGCGGACGGAGGCGGCGCCTGAAGCGGCGGCGGAGCCCATGCCCCGGGACGGCGGGCGGGCCCGGAGAGACAAATCCGGGGCCCGGGGCATGTCCCCGGGGCCCCCgtgaggaggcggcggcggctaTGGAGATCGCGCCGCAGGAGGCGCCGCCCGTGCCGGGCGCGGACGGCGACATTGAAGAGGCCCCAGCTGAGGCCGGGTCTCCCAGCCCCGCGTCGCCCCCCGCCGATGGGCGCCTCAAGGCTGCAGCCAAGCGCGTCACATTCCCGTCCGACGAGGATATCGTGTCTGGAGCAGTGGAGCCCAAAGACCCCTGGAGACATGGTAGCTACCGCGGGTGAAGCGGGGGCGGGCTCGAGAGGGACCCGGGAGTCGGGAGGGATCGGTGCAGGGCCCGGCTCGAGGTGGCGTTCAATAGATTGCACCTAATGGTGAATAAGGGGACAGTCGTCAGTTTAGAACCGGATCTGTTAGAAAGGGGGTGGCTATCGAGTTGGGAAGGTTAAAAGTATCTGGTTTCTGCCGCACCCCACCCACCCGAGACAAAGATGGTGATCGTTTTAGGGTTTAAAACGATGAGCAATTAAAGAAAGTTTGGTGTTTTGTCAGATGTAGAGTGTGGCAGCCTTTGCGTTCGTAGTTCcaccagagaaggagagaaggagcagTTGGGAGGAGGAGCGGGTCAACACTGGGCCTGAAAGGGCAGTTGAAAGAGTTTGATGGGTCTATGGGGGTAAAAAGAGGTTAAGTTGCTGGTCTGCAAGCCTTGGGGCAAGGAGTGGTCGTGTTGGCCACTTTCTTGGCTGGAAAGAGGGAGACTATAAACTTGGACTGTGGCTATAGAGGACTTGGTAAAAAGGAGTCAAGATAAGGTCCCAGAAGAGGAGCAGAGGTGGTGGTCAATTTGTGGTTGGGTGAGGGAGAAAGAGGCAGTgtggtttttatgttttcttttttattgagacaaggtctcactacattgcccaggctggtctcggacttctgggttcaagctgtcctccctccttggcctcccagagtgttgggattacaggtgtgagccaccgccgcCTGCTGCAATGTGGTATTAAGAAGAAAAGCCAACGCCTACCGCCGCCTCCTcctccaaaaaaaagagaagcaaaaggaaggctgtcagtcattcaggagcagaggATGTTTGGGACATGGCTACGGAAGGGTC contains:
- the GEMIN7 gene encoding gem-associated protein 7 isoform X1, with the translated sequence MPHAGLAASLLTTQLVPHPGNCEELGKCLSTELISSLEHRGHQEGAKTMQTPVNIPVPVLRLPRGPDGFCRGFAPDGRRAPLRPEVPEIQECPIAQESLESQEQRARAALRERYLRSLLAMVGHQVSFTLHEGVRVAAHFGATDLDVANFYVSQLQTPIGVQAEALLRCSDIISYTFKP
- the GEMIN7 gene encoding gem-associated protein 7 isoform X3, producing MQTPVNIPVPVLRLPRGPDGFCRGFAPDGRRAPLRPEVPEIQECPIAQESLESQEQRARAALRERYLRSLLAMVGHQVSFTLHEGVRVAAHFGATDLDVANFYVSQLQTPIGVQAEALLRCSDIISYTFKP
- the GEMIN7 gene encoding gem-associated protein 7 isoform X2, which produces MPHAAKTMQTPVNIPVPVLRLPRGPDGFCRGFAPDGRRAPLRPEVPEIQECPIAQESLESQEQRARAALRERYLRSLLAMVGHQVSFTLHEGVRVAAHFGATDLDVANFYVSQLQTPIGVQAEALLRCSDIISYTFKP